One Amycolatopsis sp. NBC_00355 genomic window carries:
- a CDS encoding ABC transporter permease codes for MTTESIESPRAIAWRRRRQAVARTWSEFATQKGALTGLILLAVTVVMALLLPLISDESGLDVTKANGGPLHPPSGAYWLGTDIDGRSVLLMTLWGARISLLVGFSATVLSVLIGTLIGITAAHFGGWTSTILLRFTDFFLVLPSLVLAIALSAVLPQGTTTVIVAIGLTAWPTTARLVRAQTLTIESRPYIERARALGGGHLHVVGKHVLPGVLPLVLANTTLVVGNAVIADATLAFLGVGDPNAVSWGAMLETALNNGAVTRGAWWNLLPPGIAIVLVVLCFTLVGRGLETVLNPRLKK; via the coding sequence ATGACCACCGAGTCCATCGAATCGCCGCGGGCGATCGCCTGGCGGCGACGTCGCCAGGCCGTGGCGCGCACCTGGAGCGAGTTCGCCACCCAGAAGGGCGCGCTCACCGGGCTGATCCTGCTCGCCGTCACCGTCGTCATGGCGCTGCTGCTGCCGCTCATCAGCGACGAGAGCGGTCTCGACGTCACCAAGGCGAACGGCGGCCCGCTGCACCCGCCCAGCGGCGCGTACTGGCTCGGCACCGACATCGACGGCCGGTCCGTGCTGCTCATGACCCTCTGGGGCGCCCGGATCTCGCTGCTCGTCGGGTTCTCCGCGACCGTCCTGTCCGTGCTGATCGGCACGCTCATCGGCATCACGGCTGCCCACTTCGGCGGCTGGACCTCGACGATCCTGCTGCGGTTCACCGACTTCTTCCTGGTGCTCCCGTCGCTGGTGCTGGCCATCGCGCTCTCGGCGGTGCTCCCGCAGGGCACCACCACGGTCATCGTCGCGATCGGCCTCACCGCGTGGCCCACCACCGCGCGGCTGGTCCGCGCCCAGACGCTGACCATCGAGAGCCGGCCCTACATCGAGCGGGCCCGGGCGCTGGGCGGGGGACACCTGCACGTCGTCGGCAAGCACGTCCTGCCCGGCGTGCTGCCGCTCGTGCTCGCCAACACCACCCTGGTCGTCGGCAACGCCGTCATCGCCGACGCCACCCTGGCCTTCCTCGGCGTCGGCGACCCGAACGCCGTCTCCTGGGGCGCGATGCTGGAGACCGCGCTCAACAACGGCGCCGTCACCCGCGGCGCCTGGTGGAACCTGCTCCCGCCGGGCATCGCCATCGTGCTCGTCGTGCTCTGCTTCACCCTGGTCGGCCGGGGACTGGAGACCGTGCTCAACCCGAGGTTGAAGAAGTGA
- a CDS encoding ABC transporter ATP-binding protein: protein MTPLLQLKDLTVTYETAGGDIPAVRGVGLTLDPGGTLGVAGESGSGKSTVAMSVLRLLPRTAKISGEILLDGEDVTAMKWGRLRAVRWAEASVVFQGAMHALNPVRRIGEQIAEPLRLHPSDGRMLSDAEVDARVADLLSQVDLPPGRAGAYPHELSGGQKQRVMIAMALACSPRLIIADEPTTALDVIVQAQVLALLSRLVAEQDIGLIMISHDLSVLAATCERIAVMYDGEIVEERPSAELMSDPRHPHSQALAAAFPTVGDPVSRFAPATSTPLPPEPASRGADSEPLLEAENLRVSFRDRTGKRIDAVAGVDLTVSRDEIVALVGQSGSGKTTLARTLLGLQKPDSGVVRYAGKPVPAGGAGLKAYRRQVQLVLQDPTSALNPAHTVYEAVAEGPRIHGLRDERAVVHRALEAAELRPAEKYADRLPHQLSGGQRQRVVIAGALALEPSVVVADEPVASLDASVRGEILGLLLRLRRELGLAGLVITHDLGLAWNIADRVAVMYRGELVETGTVEQVLLDPHHEYTKSLLAALPGGTAQRRTAEA, encoded by the coding sequence GTGACCCCGCTGCTGCAGCTCAAGGACCTCACCGTCACCTACGAGACGGCCGGCGGCGACATCCCGGCCGTGCGCGGGGTCGGCCTCACCCTCGACCCCGGCGGCACGCTCGGCGTGGCGGGGGAGTCCGGCTCCGGCAAGTCCACGGTCGCGATGAGCGTGCTGCGCCTGCTGCCGCGCACCGCGAAGATCAGCGGCGAGATCCTCCTCGACGGCGAAGACGTCACCGCCATGAAGTGGGGCCGGCTGCGCGCGGTCCGCTGGGCCGAGGCGTCCGTGGTGTTCCAGGGCGCGATGCACGCGCTCAACCCGGTCCGCAGGATCGGCGAGCAGATCGCCGAGCCGCTGCGGCTGCACCCGAGCGACGGCAGGATGCTGTCCGACGCCGAGGTCGACGCCCGCGTCGCCGACCTGCTCAGCCAGGTCGACCTGCCGCCGGGCCGCGCCGGCGCCTACCCGCACGAGCTCTCCGGCGGGCAGAAGCAGCGCGTCATGATCGCGATGGCCCTGGCCTGCTCGCCCCGGCTGATCATCGCCGACGAACCGACCACCGCGCTGGACGTCATCGTCCAGGCCCAGGTCCTCGCCCTGCTCTCGCGGCTGGTCGCCGAACAGGACATCGGGTTGATCATGATCAGCCACGACCTGTCCGTGCTCGCCGCCACCTGCGAGCGCATCGCCGTGATGTACGACGGCGAGATCGTCGAGGAACGGCCCAGCGCCGAGCTGATGTCGGACCCGCGGCACCCGCACAGCCAGGCGCTGGCGGCGGCGTTCCCGACCGTCGGCGACCCGGTGTCCCGGTTCGCCCCGGCCACCAGCACCCCGCTGCCGCCCGAACCGGCCTCACGCGGCGCCGACAGCGAGCCGCTGCTGGAAGCGGAGAACCTCCGGGTGTCGTTCCGCGACCGCACCGGCAAGCGGATCGACGCCGTCGCCGGTGTCGACCTCACGGTGTCGCGCGACGAGATCGTCGCGCTGGTCGGGCAGTCCGGCTCCGGCAAGACGACGCTCGCCCGCACCCTGCTCGGCCTGCAGAAACCCGACTCCGGTGTGGTCCGCTACGCCGGGAAGCCGGTGCCGGCCGGCGGGGCCGGGCTCAAGGCCTACCGCCGCCAGGTCCAGCTCGTGCTGCAGGACCCGACCAGCGCGCTCAACCCGGCCCACACCGTCTACGAGGCCGTCGCCGAAGGCCCCCGGATCCACGGCCTGCGCGACGAGCGCGCGGTCGTGCACCGGGCGCTCGAGGCCGCCGAGCTGCGGCCCGCGGAGAAGTACGCCGACCGGCTCCCGCACCAGCTCTCCGGCGGCCAGCGCCAGCGCGTCGTCATCGCCGGCGCCCTGGCCCTGGAACCGTCGGTGGTGGTGGCCGACGAGCCGGTCGCCTCGCTGGACGCGTCCGTCCGCGGCGAGATCCTCGGCCTGCTGCTGCGCCTGCGGCGCGAGCTCGGGCTGGCCGGCCTGGTGATCACCCACGACCTCGGGCTGGCCTGGAACATCGCCGACCGGGTCGCCGTGATGTACCGCGGCGAGCTCGTCGAAACCGGGACCGTCGAACAGGTCCTGCTCGACCCGCACCACGAGTACACGAAGTCCCTGCTGGCCGCCCTGCCCGGCGGCACCGCCCAGCGCCGCACCGCGGAGGCCTGA
- the mptB gene encoding polyprenol phosphomannose-dependent alpha 1,6 mannosyltransferase MptB — protein MATTTDPAQTSSTGLAERLLTPSRFPYRTIAMGTVGSTLLMIAAFGAGGILIKDPVLGHGPLSWIRYGHGRMLANAVLYTGFGLVVWAWVRLGRYVLAGRIGSRPILVAAGCWMAPLLISPPLFTRDVFSYLGQGAQLLYGLDPYANGPAELDVLPNVVQNVHPLWQTTPAPYGPLFLLISKGVVAVSGDNMILGVILMRLVLLVGLAGTLWALPRLVKHLGGKLPVALWLAVASPMMVIHLFGGPHNDLMMLAFLTIGVLAALERKHVVAVVLVTIGMLIKPTAAIALPFIVWMWANHMAGESKVRNFLRAGAASVGLFLPVFVAGTWISLGSLNLGWWSGLKAPQLIANWLNIPTGIGEVFYNLVHLVVDVQVSPFVTVARAAGMLLLIGIGVRQWWLARSGGNEAVYRAGISLLAVAILMPPTLPWYLTWGFVLLSAFKWQPRHLAVVVAVVVFVTLVYYPTGEQALYDWWFIALVVVASLYSAASLLRPDPLGLIDAWRRPEKFLRD, from the coding sequence ATGGCGACCACCACCGACCCCGCGCAGACGTCCTCGACCGGACTGGCCGAGCGACTTCTCACGCCCTCGCGATTCCCGTACCGCACGATCGCGATGGGCACGGTCGGCAGCACGCTGCTCATGATCGCCGCCTTCGGCGCCGGCGGCATCCTGATCAAGGACCCCGTGCTCGGCCACGGCCCGCTCTCGTGGATCCGCTACGGCCACGGGCGCATGCTCGCCAACGCCGTCCTCTACACCGGCTTCGGCCTCGTGGTGTGGGCCTGGGTCCGGCTCGGCCGCTACGTGCTGGCCGGCCGCATCGGCAGCCGCCCGATCCTGGTCGCCGCGGGCTGCTGGATGGCGCCCCTGCTCATCTCGCCGCCGCTGTTCACCCGCGACGTCTTCTCCTACCTCGGCCAGGGCGCCCAGCTGCTCTACGGCCTCGACCCGTACGCCAACGGCCCCGCCGAGCTCGACGTGCTGCCGAACGTGGTGCAGAACGTCCACCCGCTCTGGCAGACCACCCCCGCGCCGTACGGGCCGCTGTTCCTGCTGATCTCCAAGGGCGTCGTCGCCGTCTCCGGCGACAACATGATCCTCGGCGTCATCCTGATGCGCCTGGTCCTGCTGGTCGGCCTCGCCGGCACGCTGTGGGCGCTGCCCCGGCTGGTCAAGCACCTCGGCGGCAAGCTCCCGGTCGCGCTGTGGCTCGCCGTGGCCAGCCCGATGATGGTCATCCACCTCTTCGGCGGCCCGCACAACGACCTGATGATGCTCGCGTTCCTCACCATCGGCGTCCTCGCCGCCCTGGAACGCAAACACGTCGTCGCGGTCGTGCTGGTGACGATCGGCATGCTGATCAAGCCCACCGCGGCGATCGCCCTGCCGTTCATCGTCTGGATGTGGGCCAACCACATGGCCGGCGAGTCGAAGGTCCGCAACTTCCTGCGCGCCGGCGCCGCCTCGGTCGGGCTGTTCCTGCCGGTGTTCGTCGCCGGCACGTGGATCTCGCTGGGATCGCTCAACCTCGGCTGGTGGTCCGGCCTCAAGGCCCCGCAGCTCATCGCGAACTGGCTCAACATCCCCACCGGCATCGGCGAGGTCTTCTACAACCTGGTCCACCTGGTCGTCGACGTCCAGGTCTCGCCGTTCGTCACGGTCGCCCGCGCGGCCGGCATGCTCCTGCTGATCGGCATCGGTGTCCGCCAGTGGTGGCTCGCCCGCAGTGGCGGCAACGAAGCCGTCTACCGCGCCGGCATCTCCCTGCTCGCGGTGGCGATCCTCATGCCGCCGACCCTGCCGTGGTACCTGACCTGGGGTTTTGTGCTGCTGTCGGCGTTCAAGTGGCAGCCCCGGCACCTCGCGGTCGTCGTCGCGGTCGTGGTGTTCGTGACCCTGGTCTACTACCCGACAGGCGAACAGGCGCTCTACGACTGGTGGTTCATCGCCCTCGTCGTGGTGGCGAGCCTGTACTCGGCGGCGTCGCTGCTGCGCCCGGACCCCCTGGGTCTCATCGACGCCTGGCGCCGCCCGGAGAAGTTCCTCCGCGACTAG
- a CDS encoding TIGR03668 family PPOX class F420-dependent oxidoreductase, with translation MRLLPAEARSRFAAARVARLATASAAGVPHLVPVTFAVHGDRIVFAVDHKPKSTTALRRLANIAENPAVCFLADGYDEDWSRLWWTRADGVARVLSDADRAEPVSWLVAKYGQYAERPPEHAVVSTLIHTWRGWTGS, from the coding sequence ATGAGGCTGCTTCCCGCGGAGGCTCGCTCCCGGTTCGCCGCCGCACGGGTGGCCCGGCTCGCGACGGCGTCGGCGGCCGGGGTGCCGCACCTGGTCCCGGTGACGTTCGCGGTGCACGGCGACCGGATCGTGTTCGCGGTGGACCACAAACCGAAGTCGACGACGGCGTTGCGGCGGCTGGCGAACATCGCGGAGAACCCGGCGGTGTGTTTCCTGGCCGACGGCTACGACGAGGACTGGTCCCGCCTGTGGTGGACCCGCGCGGACGGCGTCGCGCGGGTCCTGTCCGACGCCGACCGCGCGGAGCCGGTGTCGTGGCTGGTGGCGAAGTACGGCCAGTACGCGGAGCGGCCCCCGGAGCACGCGGTGGTCTCGACGCTGATCCACACCTGGCGCGGCTGGACCGGGTCGTGA
- a CDS encoding S66 peptidase family protein: protein MRPPRLRAGDTVALVAPAGPVPADLLEKALPVLRGWGVELRIGPCVRAEPGSPPYLSGSDAARAAEFTDAWLDPGVRCVLAARGGYGVQRMLDLVDWAVLREAGPKVLAGSSDITALHRAVDVHLGLSSLFSPMPASVLFDDVAVEHLRRALFEPERNLVVRGAAASALVPGRASGRLVGGNLSLLAGGIGTPEHGSARDAVVLLEDVTESVYRLDRMLTQLLRSGWFAGVRGIVLGSWAACGAPADVEALLLERLGPLGVPMLSEFGFGHVASSPTLPLGVPVTLDADLGTLTFDSPALT, encoded by the coding sequence GTGAGGCCGCCGCGGTTGCGGGCCGGCGACACCGTCGCCCTGGTGGCGCCGGCCGGTCCGGTGCCGGCGGACCTGCTGGAGAAGGCGTTGCCGGTGCTGCGCGGCTGGGGCGTCGAGCTGCGGATCGGGCCGTGTGTGCGGGCCGAACCGGGGTCGCCGCCGTACCTGTCCGGTTCGGACGCCGCGCGGGCGGCGGAGTTCACCGACGCGTGGCTGGACCCGGGTGTGCGGTGCGTGCTGGCCGCGCGCGGCGGCTACGGCGTGCAGCGGATGCTGGACTTGGTCGATTGGGCGGTGTTGCGCGAGGCGGGGCCGAAGGTGCTGGCCGGGTCGAGTGACATCACGGCGTTGCACCGGGCGGTGGACGTCCACTTGGGACTGTCCAGTTTGTTCTCCCCGATGCCGGCGAGCGTGCTGTTCGACGACGTCGCGGTGGAGCACCTGCGGCGGGCGTTGTTCGAGCCGGAGCGGAACCTGGTGGTCCGGGGAGCCGCGGCGTCGGCGTTGGTGCCGGGGCGGGCTTCCGGACGGCTGGTGGGCGGGAACCTGTCGTTGCTGGCGGGTGGCATCGGGACGCCGGAGCACGGGTCGGCGCGGGACGCGGTCGTGCTGCTGGAGGACGTCACCGAGAGCGTGTACCGGCTGGACCGGATGCTGACGCAGCTGCTGCGCAGCGGCTGGTTCGCCGGCGTCCGCGGCATCGTGCTGGGCTCCTGGGCGGCGTGCGGCGCCCCCGCGGACGTCGAGGCGCTGCTGCTGGAGCGGCTGGGGCCGCTCGGAGTGCCGATGCTGAGCGAGTTCGGGTTCGGTCACGTGGCGTCGTCGCCGACGTTGCCGTTGGGTGTGCCGGTGACCCTGGACGCGGACCTGGGGACGCTGACGTTCGACTCCCCGGCGCTGACATGA
- a CDS encoding prolyl oligopeptidase family serine peptidase yields the protein MSPISPYGTWPSPISAAEVAAAGGGPQWLDVVGEEVWWAEARPGEQGRVALVRALPGGGTEDVLPAPWNVRNRLHEYGGKPWVAVGGVVVFTHWADQRVYAQGPGGVVALTPEPAVPQAVRYGDLGTGRPGEVWAVRERSVGERPADVERELVAIAVAGGAERVLGASHHFLTVPKLSPDGRHAAWFGWDHPAMPWDGTELCVAPVLDDGRFGPHRVLAGGPDVAVCQVEWESADTLLALLDPDGWWNLHRVGLDGTLTNLAPVERELGGPLWKPGGRWFVPLGGGRHAVLAASRLAVLDEADGSVTTVAHQLTAWSSSGFAAYEGGVAGVAAGPIRESGVVHYAIDADLLTDLTQQPELAVSHVPVPDERVFTTTGGETVPVVLYPPSNPEFTAPDGEVPPLLVHVHGGPTGQHLPVLDLEIAYFTSRGFAVAAVNYGGSTGFGRAYRERLREQWGLVDVADCVAVAEALVAAGLADGERLAVRGGSAGGFTAAASLTTTKTYRAGTVMYPIVDLAGWTGDGGETHDFESRYLEGLVGALPAHRQRYVDRSPLANAGALAGPVLFQQGLEDRICPPEQADRFVAGLAGRGIPYAYQRFPGEQHGFRRAETIIAALEAELSFYGQVFGFDVPGVPRLELSS from the coding sequence GTGTCTCCGATCTCCCCGTACGGAACGTGGCCCTCGCCCATCTCCGCCGCCGAGGTGGCCGCCGCCGGCGGCGGCCCGCAATGGCTCGACGTCGTCGGCGAAGAGGTGTGGTGGGCCGAAGCAAGGCCTGGTGAGCAGGGTCGGGTGGCCCTTGTGCGCGCGCTGCCGGGCGGCGGGACCGAGGACGTGCTCCCGGCGCCGTGGAACGTCCGCAACCGGCTGCACGAGTACGGCGGGAAGCCGTGGGTGGCCGTCGGCGGTGTGGTGGTGTTCACGCACTGGGCCGACCAGCGCGTGTACGCCCAGGGGCCAGGTGGTGTGGTGGCGCTCACTCCGGAGCCCGCGGTGCCTCAGGCCGTCCGCTACGGCGACCTCGGGACGGGGCGCCCCGGCGAGGTCTGGGCGGTGCGGGAGCGCAGTGTCGGCGAGCGCCCGGCCGACGTCGAACGCGAGCTGGTCGCGATCGCGGTGGCCGGCGGCGCCGAGCGGGTGCTGGGCGCGAGCCACCACTTCCTGACCGTGCCGAAGCTGTCGCCGGACGGGCGCCACGCGGCGTGGTTCGGCTGGGACCACCCGGCGATGCCGTGGGACGGCACCGAGCTGTGCGTCGCTCCCGTGCTCGACGACGGCAGGTTCGGCCCGCACCGGGTTCTGGCGGGCGGCCCGGACGTCGCCGTCTGCCAGGTCGAGTGGGAGTCGGCGGACACGCTGCTGGCGCTGCTGGACCCGGACGGCTGGTGGAACCTGCACCGCGTCGGCCTCGACGGGACCCTGACGAACCTGGCGCCGGTCGAGCGGGAGCTCGGCGGGCCGCTCTGGAAGCCGGGCGGGCGCTGGTTCGTCCCCCTCGGCGGCGGCCGCCACGCGGTGCTGGCGGCGAGCCGGCTGGCCGTGCTGGACGAGGCGGACGGCTCGGTGACCACCGTGGCGCACCAGCTGACGGCGTGGTCGAGCTCCGGGTTCGCGGCGTACGAGGGCGGGGTCGCCGGGGTCGCGGCCGGGCCGATCCGAGAATCCGGCGTCGTGCACTACGCGATCGACGCGGACCTGCTGACCGACCTGACCCAGCAGCCGGAACTGGCCGTGTCCCACGTGCCGGTGCCGGACGAGCGGGTGTTCACGACGACCGGCGGCGAGACCGTGCCGGTGGTGCTCTACCCGCCGTCCAACCCGGAGTTCACCGCGCCGGATGGCGAGGTGCCGCCGCTGCTGGTGCACGTCCACGGCGGCCCGACCGGCCAGCACCTGCCCGTGCTGGACCTGGAGATCGCGTACTTCACCAGCCGCGGGTTCGCCGTCGCGGCCGTCAACTACGGCGGGTCGACCGGGTTCGGCCGCGCCTACCGGGAGCGGCTGCGCGAGCAGTGGGGCTTGGTCGACGTCGCGGACTGCGTCGCGGTGGCCGAGGCGCTGGTGGCGGCCGGGCTGGCCGACGGCGAGCGGCTGGCGGTCCGGGGCGGCAGCGCCGGCGGGTTCACCGCGGCGGCGTCGCTGACCACGACGAAGACCTACCGCGCGGGCACCGTGATGTACCCGATCGTGGACCTCGCCGGGTGGACCGGCGACGGCGGCGAGACGCACGACTTCGAGTCGCGCTACCTCGAGGGGCTGGTCGGGGCGCTGCCCGCGCACCGGCAGCGCTACGTCGACCGGTCGCCGCTGGCGAACGCCGGGGCGCTGGCCGGGCCGGTGCTGTTCCAGCAGGGCCTGGAGGACCGGATCTGCCCGCCGGAGCAGGCGGACCGGTTCGTGGCCGGCCTGGCCGGGCGCGGGATTCCGTACGCCTACCAGCGGTTCCCCGGTGAGCAGCACGGGTTCCGCCGCGCGGAGACGATCATCGCGGCGCTGGAGGCCGAATTGTCCTTCTACGGCCAGGTGTTCGGGTTCGACGTGCCGGGTGTGCCGCGGCTGGAGCTGTCGTCGTGA
- a CDS encoding DUF3090 domain-containing protein has protein sequence MSRVIHVFRQPDRFVAGTVGEPGDRTFYLQASEEVRTISVSIEKQQVVVLAERLGSLLEEVASRFGADVPEDAPDDLVDLEPLTVPVEEEFRVGTMGLGWDADSSAVVIELLAITEGEVDETVVLDDTEEGPDAVRVFLTPAAARAFAERADRVVNAGRKPCPLCGEPLDPAGHICPRQNGYRRDTDAGED, from the coding sequence ATGTCTCGCGTAATCCACGTCTTCCGCCAGCCGGATCGCTTCGTCGCCGGCACCGTCGGCGAGCCCGGCGACCGCACCTTCTACCTCCAGGCCTCGGAGGAAGTGCGGACGATCAGCGTCTCCATCGAAAAACAGCAGGTCGTCGTCCTCGCGGAACGGCTCGGCTCGCTGCTCGAAGAGGTGGCGAGCCGCTTCGGCGCCGATGTGCCCGAAGACGCTCCCGACGACCTCGTCGACCTCGAGCCGCTCACCGTGCCGGTCGAGGAGGAGTTCCGCGTCGGCACCATGGGCCTCGGCTGGGACGCCGACTCCAGCGCCGTCGTCATCGAGCTGCTCGCCATCACCGAGGGCGAGGTCGACGAAACGGTCGTGCTGGACGACACCGAGGAAGGCCCGGACGCCGTCCGCGTCTTCCTCACCCCGGCCGCCGCGCGGGCCTTCGCCGAGCGCGCCGACCGCGTCGTCAACGCCGGCCGCAAGCCGTGTCCGCTGTGCGGCGAGCCGCTCGACCCGGCCGGGCACATCTGCCCCCGGCAGAACGGCTACCGGCGCGACACCGACGCGGGCGAAGACTGA
- a CDS encoding SCO1664 family protein: MADTPAEQPDPADPASRELVTHGRIDVEGRLVDASNVTLFCAIELDGVTGTVVYKPVSGEKPLWDFPDGTLAGREVATAIIAEASGIGGIPPTVLRDGPFGPGMVQLWIETTEDDLVEVRAPDELPDGWRVVLHAHDRFGEPAVLAHADHPGLRDLAVLDIVVNNTDRKGGHLLPGVDGRVYGVDHGICLHTDPKLRTVLWGWIGEPVPPDTVEKLRKLRSEIDGKLGEQLAEHITKFEIRALAERTDLLLAEGIFPEPGDDWRAVPWPLF, from the coding sequence ATGGCCGACACTCCGGCGGAACAGCCGGACCCGGCCGACCCGGCGTCGCGTGAGCTCGTCACGCACGGCCGCATCGACGTCGAGGGCCGGCTCGTCGACGCCTCCAACGTCACGCTGTTCTGCGCCATCGAGCTCGACGGCGTCACCGGCACCGTCGTGTACAAGCCGGTGTCGGGGGAGAAGCCGCTCTGGGACTTCCCCGACGGCACGCTCGCCGGCCGCGAGGTCGCCACCGCGATCATCGCCGAGGCCAGCGGCATCGGCGGGATCCCGCCGACCGTGCTGCGCGACGGCCCGTTCGGCCCCGGCATGGTCCAGCTGTGGATCGAGACGACCGAGGACGACCTGGTCGAGGTCCGCGCCCCCGACGAGCTGCCCGACGGCTGGCGGGTCGTGCTGCACGCCCACGACCGGTTCGGCGAGCCCGCGGTGCTGGCCCACGCCGACCACCCCGGCCTGCGCGATCTGGCCGTGCTCGACATCGTCGTCAACAACACCGACCGCAAGGGCGGGCACCTCCTGCCGGGCGTCGACGGCCGCGTCTACGGCGTCGACCACGGCATCTGCCTGCACACCGACCCCAAGCTGCGGACCGTGCTGTGGGGCTGGATCGGCGAGCCGGTGCCGCCGGACACCGTCGAGAAACTGCGGAAGCTGCGCTCGGAGATCGACGGGAAGCTCGGCGAACAGCTGGCCGAGCACATCACCAAGTTCGAGATCCGGGCCCTGGCCGAGCGCACCGACCTGCTGCTCGCGGAAGGCATCTTCCCCGAGCCCGGCGACGACTGGCGCGCGGTTCCCTGGCCCCTGTTCTGA
- a CDS encoding aminoglycoside phosphotransferase family protein: protein MTAVLDDAARARLVTRFGADVAGPWCDALPDLVARLSARWGLAVREARPGNTGRTLLCTGPGGDLQVLKLTPDPEIARLEAAGLRAWAGCLRAVQLLDTDLDAGAILLEGLVPGTELRGRDVPWAGIGDLLTQLHSVAPPADLPSLTERVTFMYDITDRTVPGSAAEPHLTREVLARARHRALALASAGGPVAVVHGDLHPGNVLDAGPGRGVVAIDPRPSVGDPAMDAVDWAFLPMAAGGTIDDGITLLAPHVPHLDAERVHAWCVALAPLLAHGPLRRGEHTPFTDALLEMAR from the coding sequence ATGACGGCGGTCCTCGACGACGCCGCGCGCGCCCGGCTCGTGACCCGCTTCGGCGCGGACGTGGCCGGCCCGTGGTGCGACGCCCTCCCGGACCTGGTGGCCCGGCTGAGCGCCCGCTGGGGCCTGGCGGTCCGCGAGGCCCGGCCCGGCAACACGGGCCGCACCCTGCTGTGCACCGGCCCCGGCGGTGACCTGCAGGTCCTGAAACTGACCCCGGACCCCGAGATCGCCCGGCTCGAGGCCGCGGGACTGCGCGCGTGGGCCGGCTGCCTCCGGGCCGTGCAGCTCCTCGACACCGATCTCGACGCGGGTGCGATCCTGCTCGAAGGCCTGGTTCCCGGCACCGAACTGCGCGGCCGCGACGTCCCGTGGGCCGGGATCGGCGACCTGCTCACCCAGCTGCACAGCGTCGCACCCCCGGCGGACCTCCCGTCGCTGACCGAGCGGGTGACGTTCATGTACGACATCACCGACCGCACCGTCCCCGGGTCAGCGGCCGAGCCCCACCTGACCCGCGAAGTGCTGGCCAGGGCCCGGCACCGGGCGCTCGCCCTGGCCTCCGCCGGCGGTCCGGTCGCGGTCGTGCACGGCGACCTGCACCCCGGCAACGTCCTCGACGCCGGCCCCGGCCGCGGCGTGGTCGCCATCGACCCCCGGCCCAGCGTCGGGGACCCGGCCATGGACGCCGTCGACTGGGCCTTCCTGCCGATGGCGGCGGGCGGGACGATCGACGACGGCATCACCTTGCTCGCCCCGCACGTGCCGCACCTCGACGCCGAGCGCGTCCACGCCTGGTGCGTCGCGCTGGCGCCGCTGCTCGCGCACGGCCCGCTGCGCCGGGGCGAGCACACGCCGTTCACCGACGCCCTGCTGGAGATGGCGCGCTGA
- a CDS encoding DUF3097 domain-containing protein: MRSHSYDDVLAGRRRKKVPEVPAERGLVVEDPASGYCGAVVKIEYGNVVLEDAKGRHRVFPLEPAGFLLEGKPVTLVPVKTVQAPVKQVSASGSVKVQGLQARVARDSRIWVEGKHDAELVERVWGHDLRVEGVVVEPLDGVDVLSDRIAEFGTGPGRRLGVLVDHLVPGSKESRLVEGVRDENVLVTGHPYIDVWEAVRPEAVGIRAWPKIPRGTEWKQGICDALGWGQPFEGWQRVLSGVSSFRDLETPLIGAVERLIDFVTEPTEEG, from the coding sequence GTGCGCTCCCATTCCTATGACGACGTGCTCGCCGGCCGGCGCCGCAAGAAGGTGCCGGAAGTCCCCGCCGAGCGCGGTCTCGTGGTCGAAGACCCGGCCAGCGGCTACTGCGGCGCGGTGGTGAAGATCGAATACGGCAATGTCGTGCTCGAAGACGCCAAGGGCCGCCACCGCGTGTTCCCGCTCGAGCCCGCCGGGTTCCTCCTGGAAGGCAAGCCGGTCACGCTCGTGCCGGTCAAGACGGTGCAGGCACCGGTCAAGCAGGTCTCCGCGTCCGGCTCGGTCAAGGTCCAGGGCCTGCAGGCGCGCGTCGCCCGCGACTCGCGGATCTGGGTCGAGGGCAAGCACGACGCCGAGCTGGTCGAACGCGTCTGGGGCCACGACCTGCGCGTCGAAGGTGTCGTCGTGGAACCCCTCGACGGGGTGGACGTGCTGTCCGACCGGATCGCCGAGTTCGGCACCGGCCCCGGCCGGCGGCTCGGCGTGCTGGTCGACCACCTGGTGCCCGGCAGCAAGGAATCCCGGCTCGTCGAGGGCGTCCGCGACGAGAACGTGCTGGTCACCGGGCATCCCTACATCGACGTCTGGGAGGCCGTGCGGCCCGAGGCCGTCGGGATCAGGGCGTGGCCGAAGATCCCGCGCGGCACCGAGTGGAAGCAGGGAATCTGCGACGCGCTCGGCTGGGGGCAACCTTTCGAAGGCTGGCAACGTGTCCTGAGCGGGGTGAGCAGTTTCCGCGACCTCGAGACCCCGCTCATCGGGGCCGTGGAACGGCTCATCGACTTCGTCACGGAGCCGACGGAAGAGGGCTGA